In the Pogona vitticeps strain Pit_001003342236 chromosome 2, PviZW2.1, whole genome shotgun sequence genome, ATTCAGCTCAAACGTGAACTATTTGTCTTGTGGACGAGGATAACCTTtggatttttatatataatttgttgtttatttaacTGTGTTCTCATTCACACCAAATTCCAAATAAAAATTTGTCCCATAGAAGGAAGAAGACACTTCCTCTTCAGAAAATAGCCTTGTGGCTGGGTGAGGAAGAGAATTATGACTATAGCAGGGAGGAAGCCTGTTAACAATTTCTTCTTGTTATTGCTCAGATGTAAATCTGCATTTGTTGTCATTTGTCCCATTAGAAGAAGCAGAACTGTACATTTTTCCGTCTCTAAAGGAACAAAATCAACTGCGGGTAGTAACGGTATGTTCTTGAAATGGTGCAGAAAGGTTTAATTCCTCAGCTATTCCCAATATTTAATCATTGTAGCGTAGTTTTCACTTCTCCTTGGTGACTTTTAGGGAACTTGGTTGACACAAGAGAACTGATTATTTCTCTCCTActtattccaaaaactaagaaaaaaatggaatcgATTGTAATGCATTTTCCCTTTGCCATGGCAGCTTAAGCTGATCAAAAGtaggtttggttttttaaaagatatttatagCTCGTTGAACTGAACGAGGAAGCAACCATATCAGTTAGGATTTTCTAAATCTAAACCCAACACCATTAGCCATCCATTTTATTAGGTCGTCAATTaatgaaaatcattgctttgctcCAGAAACGACTATGTGTAATCAACAACAGGGATACGAAGCAGCTCCCCAAGCCTGCCCATGACTGAATAAGAGGAAACAGATACATGCCCACCCTGTAGTCTGCATGACATTAATTTTGGGGATGTGGTAGACagaaagattttacttttttcCAGAGGCACCATCCTAGCAGTTGCACAAAGGCCAACACACAGTGGGATGTGCCTCATCCCAATGATGAAAAGGGGAGAGATGGTGTGGGGAGAAGTAATAGATCCTAACGAGCAAGTCAATTAAAGCCCATGTAACAGGAAGTGAGGCATACATCCACAGCCCCACCCCGCAATCCTAGGAGAAAACTTAGTAAACTAGCTAGGCTGCAAAATGCAAAGGATGAAAATGGAAATTTTATAATGCAAGTCCTAGCTAGCAGCAATGACACCCTTTTCATTTGCCCTAGATTTATGGGAAATGTGTGGCACAATGGCTGCAAAGGGAGATACAGCCCACACTGACCTGTCTGAGCCGTCCCTAGTATATCAATAGTTTGTTTGTTCAGGGGGGATGTTAAACTTatggagggaggggtggggagtcATCTGAGAGTTATCTTCTCCTTTGGTGCTGCCAGTTTAGTCTTTTCAACTTCTGTTTGGTTAATTCCAATTGCAGGGCATATTTTAGCTAAAACAATAATCCACAAATGCTAGATGGAGCACCACCAACTCATGGGATGTTGTTCCATCTGTGGATGGCGAGCGGCTCTGTGCTCCTTCCTGCACGCATCCAAGAACTGCAGAAATGTCCCTGATTTAGTCTGGTTTTACACATTTACCCAAAGACACCACTCTTTTGCACAGCTAGGGCTATGCATCAGGATACTGGCTATtgaatttattgcatttatatctaACTCTTCCTTCCAGGAGTCATAATTATATGCATTCATTTTTAACTTTCACAACCGGTCAATGAGGCTGGTAAAGAGACTGGATCAATGTTACCTGTACATCATTGGTGGGGCCATCATAGCAGAGTGGGAATAtgagtctggctttctgtagtcCTTATTCCTCACACCATGACAGGGCTACTGTTGTTTTCTATGTTGGGGCCTGTTTTTCAAACTTGTTGCTTTGAAACAGGGGATTGCAGAAGTCATGAAATACATGGAGCTTGACATTATTTGATTTGTAGCAGAAGTCTTGACTTCTTGCATTGGTTCTTGACTTCTTGCATTCTACAAAGTATATGGAGAATCAATGTTTTGTGGATTCTGCATTGTCTTGCATCAGCCACATTGCCTCAACTCTGCAAAATGTGCAGGACTGCATGGGAACACATCTGTATAAGCGCTATTACTATAAATAAGGAATAGTTGTTTGTTGtagccccatagtgctagagctcTCTCTGGATGATTTACTACATACTTATCCAAACAACAACTTTGCCCTTTGCCCCAGAGAggtgggtattcattttaccaaccttgcaaggatagaaggctgagccaatgAGTCTGCTTCCTGAATCCCTCAGGAGTGAAAGGTTgagagcagaggcttgactgcagtactgcagtttaactactgtgccacagaGCAATTTGCTCATTTATTATTGTATCCAGCTATGGCTGAGCCTGTTCTGAAGGAAGATGAGAACAAAATTAGAAGCCTGTACCCAACCTGGAGAACCTGCTGTTGCATTGCTTTCAATCCCACTGTACTATTTTCTTTGCAAAGcaactgtatatatgtgtgagaaATAAAGTGTGTGCATCTATTTCCATACCTTTGCTTTGGTATCAAATCCTGGGGAGTACAgaaggttttttttgtgtgtggtttttaggAAATAGCTTTGCAAAACTCTCATTCTCTGTCAGATACTGAAATAACTCAGGTAAATTACACACTTTTTAAAGGCATAAGTAATTGGATAATTTTCATTATCTTCCAAATTTGCTTTGCTGTTCTCCTGTTCTCATAATTCTGGCCAAATATCCTAGCACTTGCAATGCTTaatgacaaaataaaacatctgcaTAGACTAAGAACTTTTACACATGATTGGCCAGAGCAATTGATTAATAACGTTTACAGCTAGTTATGAAAATGAGATTACAATACTTGTAAAATTAACACTGCATTTCTAATTCTCCTGCCTGTGGACAATTTGCACAACAAGCAATTCAGCCATTCATAATTAACTAGCACATTTCAGTTTCCAGTTTAATTTTCAGTGGTGCATCTTTCTTATTCATCCATTAAAGCTGCACCATTAAAAGAAGTattgaagttttatttatttgtattatgtTTCTTTTaacccctttcccttttttatatTCAGGCAAATTTTATACAATAAATTTTGCTAGGgctgattttaaaatgaagagtCACTGCTGCTATTCATAACACCTTGAAGCATTTCCCACTTTGATGCCCTCCAGAACATAAGGTGGCTGGGgatagtgggagttgtagtctgatcTAGATACTCCCAGGTTGCAGAATGTTTTATGAGGGAGTACTGTGTTATGAATGGGTAACTTGTCATTGATATATCAGAGAAATGAATGAGCTTGCATGATACATTACTGATGTGATCCATCCTGCCCATGTCTACACAGAAACAACTCCctttgaattcagtggggtttacttccAGCATATTATAGCCTTTGTTGACTTCCTTGCTTCCTCCCTGATGCCATCTCTACAGATCACTCTTTGTATGATTTCTACAGGGTGTGTGTGCGCGGCAGTTTTAGCAAATTTGCAAAGAGTTGTGTGGCATTTTTAAAGCGAACAGATCAATTATAGGAAGAGCTCTATTATCCAATGCTGGAGTTACCTCAAACATCTGGAGCTTGTCAAGTTTTGGTGTTGACAAGCTGCCCCTCATCCTTTTATAAATGTGTACCGATACAGCatggtgtttctttttaaaaaactgtactaATGCAAGATGCCAGGGCAGGTTCTGAAAGGGCACAATCCACAGCCCTGGCTTATCTAGGAATCACCAAGCGGCCATCTTTTCTGTGTCACTCCGGATTCAGTTCAGCAGCAATGGAAGGAGGCAAGACTGACGTTGCAGTTCTTCCCAGAAACACACGTCCCAAGCGGAGGGAGAGATCGGGCAGATTTGGAGACGAGAGACCAGCCTTCCAAGCATCCTAGTGGAAGCGACTTAAGCACCCCGCTCCCTGTCAGAAGAGACAGCCGGGCGACTCCACACGGCGAGAAACCTCCTCCTGGCTCCAGAAcgctggactacaacccccaggaTTCCTCCCCGCTGGCTCGGCCGCcgaaggctgatgggagctgcagtcccgcCACATCTGGCCCGGGCCCGGGCGCCTTCCCTCATCCGCCCTTCCCAGCGGAGAGGGGAACAGCTGGCCGCCCCGTCCAGGGGACGGACGTTCGGGCGGGGAGAGCGGCTCCCTAAACGGGGCGTCCAGCTGCCCCCTCTTTCCACCTCCCCCACCGACGGTTTTAACCAACAGCGGCTTTCGAattcggtttttttttttttttttgcatcttctgGGCGTCGGTGCAAACCCGCTCACATCCGCGCTGGTCTCAACGACCCGCCGACACGTGTTCTGTGCCGCCCGCTCGGGTAGCGACGTCTAGCGACCCTAAGAGACAGCGAGATCGTTGAGTGGTCGTACCGGTGCCACCCCCGCGTTCCCCTGGATgagggggggatttgaacccagggttCTGGAGTCCCCGTCCGCCTCTCTACCCACTACCCCGCAGTGGGTACCCTCGCCCCCAGAGCCCTTCCGCCCCCAAATACGAAGCAGCATTTTCCAGGACCCGTATTATTAGTGGCGCCCACCGATGGAGAGAGCACCGCGCAGGGAACGGCAATGCGCAGAGGAGGGCTGGCAGGGACTACTAGCCCATCTTCCCCATCGCCCCTGTGCCCCCTCCCCTGGCTGTGGCGGCTGTCAACGGAAACCCGAATCGAGAGGCGCGTGGAAGCGTCGATGCCTCTATGATCTTTACGGCTCTGCCCGAAGTTCTCTGGTGGATCTGGTCCTAGAGGTAAGGATAGCGGTGGTCAGCGGTGCCAAAACTACACTGCCGGTTGCCAATCAACTCAACCTAGCTCTGCCCGGAATCCGTCAGAGAAACTAAAACTGGGTGACGTAGTTCTTAAACAGTTGCAATCTTACACACTTTTACCTTCGATTAAGTCCCCACTGAACCCATCTGGGCTTAGTTCTGAGTGCACATGCATAGGATAGTTAGGGGGCGGACCGCCAATTCGCGTACCGATGCTTCGGAAATGTAGTAGAACACCCAGTTGTTTGTATCTCTTTGGGACAAGAGCCGTTTTATTTCTGAGAGCAAATCCAATCTGTAGTGCATGCCGGGAAAAAGCTCTTCGTTCGCGCAAGGCCCGCTGGGTTTAGGAGGAAAGTTCCCCGCCCTGAGAGGGGGTGGGCTCCGGAGGAGGCGGGGCCGTCTGTGACGTCATGGGACGTCCGGCTGCTTCCGGGCTCGATGGCTGCCGGCCGTGGCTGCCAAGCGGGCCGAGTCGCGTGTCCTCCCGCGGCGCCGACGGGTCGTAGGAATGTATCACAGCAGCACGCAGAAGCGGCACTGGACTTTCCGCAGCGAAGAGGACTTGGCCCGGCGCCGAGCTGATGCCAACCGCAAGTTCCGTTGCAAAGCGGTGGCCTATGGGAAGGTAAAGGGGAGGTTAGGCTGGGCTGGCCGCGGGGCAGGTCGCCCCCTCCGCGGGAGCGGCTTCTCCCACCCCGGGCGGCGTTTCGTTTCACGTCCGGCGCGGGTCCCTCTCCTCCCCCTGGCCCCTTGTCATCAGAGAGGGTGTTGCTGGAGGCAGGGggcggtcggtcggtcggtcggggAGAGGCTGCTGGACATCTTGTGGtggaaggcggcggcgggggggcggCGGCATGGCCTCCCGGGAAGGCATGCGAGGAAGGCCGGTGTGTCGGGCCAGAGCAAGACGCGAGGGACCGGAGACACAACGGGCGGCCTCCTTGGTCTCTCCCCACGGGGCGATAAACACCCACCCACGCACCCCCCCGTCCCTTAAAATGGCATGGTTGAACTGAAGAAACGGCCTTCTTTAGataggcggcgggggggggcgagTGTGGAGTgatctgctgtcaagttgcctctcgTCTTCCAGCAAAGGGGGCTTGCTACTTAATATGctgccccatggtgcttaaaaAGCACTCTCGGGTGGGTCGACttgcaatttaattgtgcaggctaacCATTAtagcaaccccatgaatgagtgatttttCAATATTTGCAGTTTGATTATGTGATTTGCAATTTAATTTCTGCAGGCTCCTTGTTatagcaactctatgaatgagtgattttcAGAATTTTCTGCCCTCAGCTGGCCCACGCGGCTGTTAGAAacttctggcttcctttagggagtcagtccatcttgtatttggccttcctcttttcctgctgccttcctcctttcccagcattattgtcttttccagagaatcctgccttcttatgatgcgCCCACATTGGGACAGCCTTAGTGTCATCATTATTTTTACTCAGAACATACTCTTCCATTTAGATTTCCCTCATTCCAAATATATTTCTCCTATACTAGACTCTGATTGGGGAACTTGGGATTctgtttttataataataataataataataataataataataataataataataataataataataataataataataataaaaaggtagATACCCAAAGGTTGAAATTTGCCCACCTGCTTTATGGAATTGCGCTATTGAATTACATTATTTATCAACTGTAAGCTGTATCAGTGGTGGTTCTCATTTAAAGTTAAGATACCTATCGTTCTTTTGCAAGGTTCAACAGACGGACTCATTTCTTCTTGAGCCGCATGAGGAGTTGGCAATATGTAAATATTATGAAAAAAGGTTATTGGACTTCTGCTCAGTATTCAAGCCTGCAATGCCCAGATCTGTGGTGGTAAGTTTTTTTAATAGTGTAGTTTTTTGCATTGGCATGGGCAGACATCTGTGGAAACTGGAGGgttgaagaaaagagaagggggattGTAGCAGAAATTCCAGCCACAGCAGCAGCTTGTTCAGATATTTGGTTTTGTAGCAGTGTAGTGAAAGAGACTGCTAATATTGTTTCTACATCAGAAGCCTAGGAAGAGAACACTGGAGATGACAGAAGTGGGTCAAAAAAGTTAACTGTTTTGTAATACTGTACAATTGGTCACTGTTAGAGAAGGTTATAGGCCTATTCAGATGCTTGTACACTCATAGGTAGGTATACATAGATTGTGGGGAATTGGGCATGCACGTAAATGTGGTCTCCAGACATTCTCCAGACATCTCCGGGCTTAAAAGGAAGCTACcgcaaaatgccagatgcaggggaggtatcaggagacaggcatctagtaGTCTCATGTGTTAgcaggggcatctggtggggccactgtgagatacagaaagctggactggatgggcccttggcctgatccagcagggctcttcttatgtttccaGAAGTGCCATAGATCTTTGCATGTTGAGCCTAAAGGTCCATAGAGGGCCTTGTATCTGGCTGGACATAATTAAAGAGCTCCCATGAACAGGAAACCTGATAAGGCAGCATTCCCAATCACTAGAGCTGTGTGACCAGGTGCAGCTGAACATACTAACAAAACTCTCTACAGGGCCTTGTGCTCACTGGGCAAAGATCTAGGATACTGCTGCGTACATGTGGATGCTTTAGGGCAGGGCTTCTGATTACACCCACATCTCCACCACCCAAATAGCCTTACATGGAGGCAGGCTGCTCGCTCTGGagaaacacaagtgggaaaaCTTGAGCGTAGCTGAGATCAGAGGAACATATGTGGGCTTTTCTGCCTCATACACTTCTGTTATTGTCTCAGGAGTACCCTGCTTTTCAGTCagaaaaagaggcaggggaactGATGCAAATGTATTCCTTCAAATATCTCAAAAATGCCCCCTCTGTCTCTTTTGAATCCATATTttcttctaagtaaacatgccaGTGATTGCTTTGCACATTACTGTTTCATTTATCTGTCTGATCTACCATGTATTTATTAACTCCTTATGTACAAGGACAGTGCCTGTGTTATCATGTGTATAAACTTCAGCTTCTTTTTTTTAGGGATCAGCCTATATGTACTTCAAACGTTTTTACCTGAATAACTCAGTGATGGAGTACCATCCTCGCATAATTATGTGAGTTACCTAAAACCCTTCATGTTTTACTTTGAATAAGTGCTCCTAATTTCAAAGTTATGAATGACATTAAAGATTTTAGCTTTTATATTAGGGAAAAGTTTTCTCTATGTTTGTTTAGAATTTAGGTTGGAATGTTGTAAATGATTTGTGTCTTAAGTGTATATAATTATCTTCATTAGACCCAAAtctcttgtgtttgtttttaaggttaACATGTGCATTCTTGGCATGTAAAGTAGACGAATTTAATGTGTCTAGTGCACAGTTTGTCGGTAACCTTCGTGAAAGTCCAATAGGACAGGAAAAGGCTCTGGAACAGATTTTGGAATATGAATTGCTACTTATTCAGCAACTGAACTTTCATCTTATAGTGCACAACCCTTACAGGCCTTTTGAAGGCTTCTTGATTGATTTGAAGGTAACAGATCTTTGTTGCTTAAGAAAAGTTCCTTAAATTTTAAGAATCATTTTGAAGTATTTAACTATGAACGATACAAAGTGTATTGGCTGCATAATATCAAGAGATAAAATGCTTCTGAATGCCAGTTTCTGGATAATATGTGTGACAGGAATTGTGTCACTCATGGCTTGCTTGTGGATTTTCCATTTGGCTTCTGGCTAGGTCAGTCCAGTCTATCACATTCATAAAGTTATGTtcttaagttaaataaataaactattacTGTACATCTGGACAGCGGAGCTGCTACATTCAGTAAGAGCAGAAGTATTTTGTAATAAAGTAGTCATGCTGTGATACTTAAAGAGGCTAATAGTATTCCTTTGTCATTTAAGTGAGCCTGCTTTGCATCTGAGATTTGCCTGACTATGTACATATTTCAAAATCTGCATTTcttatttgtcttcagcatgctGGAATAAATTATTAATTGAGTGGTGATCAGGGAATTAGTGTGTTAAATTCCCACAGCAAAATTTTGGCTTTACTTCCTTCTTGAGAACTATAGGGTGCAGTTGGTTTGTGCTTTCGGATGGtggttcccagaattccccaggtagcaTATGTCTTTTCAACAACTTCCTTACTAATGCAGATCAAGAATAGTGAAGTAAGGGTTATGGATATCATGGGAGAAGAATAAAAATGCATCTTTTTTGCAAATCCATGCCCTTTTCAAGCTGACTATGATGTACTAGGCTGGCCAAAATACTGTTTCAGgttccacattttaaaatttgtgctATACTGAACTTCTAAACAAGTGAGGTGTTTTCTTCTTAAGAATGGAGTGGCAGCATACAGATGTTacagacttcagttcccagaatctttgACAATCTGACACACTGGGTAGGGCTTTtaggagttgaaatccaaagcATCTAGAGGGCCAGAGGTTGAGGCTGGCAGGCGTAGAAGACTGTTGCTTCTCTAGCATTCTTGAGTTCAGTAGAAGTTAGCAATTGCATTATACTGGTTCATTAAAACCATAATGCTGTGACTTCTAGATGATTTTCATGTGGGTCAGAAGGGCCAGGATAGTCACATGCCTCCATTTCATATTTTTGCTTTAAACAATCTGGCCCATCAGAATTTTGGTTTACTCTTTGAAAACAAAACTATTAATTAAGACCTGTCTTAAATATGCAAATAATGGAAGTATTAATCTGTATATGATGCTGATGCATTAATACTTGGGTGCTTGTTTTCTAGACTCGTTATCCATTGCTTGAGAATCCTGAGACATTGAGAAAGACAGCCGATGACTTTCTTAATCGGGTTGCCTTGACAGACGCTTGCCTCCTGTATACACCATCTCAAATAGCTCTCACTGCTATCCTCTCC is a window encoding:
- the CCNH gene encoding cyclin-H isoform X2; translation: MYHSSTQKRHWTFRSEEDLARRRADANRKFRCKAVAYGKVQQTDSFLLEPHEELAICKYYEKRLLDFCSVFKPAMPRSVVGSAYMYFKRFYLNNSVMEYHPRIIMLTCAFLACKVDEFNVSSAQFVGNLRESPIGQEKALEQILEYELLLIQQLNFHLIVHNPYRPFEGFLIDLKTRYPLLENPETLRKTADDFLNRVALTDACLLYTPSQIALTAILSSASRAGINMESYLSESLMLKENKASLTQLLDGMKCMKNMVKKYELPHPEEVAALKQKLEKCHCPELGLNTNVKKRKGYEDDEYIAKKSKIEEDEGTDDDFID
- the CCNH gene encoding cyclin-H isoform X1; translated protein: MERAPRRERQCAEEGWQGLLAHLPHRPCAPSPGCGGCQRKPESRGAWKRRCLYDLYGSARSSLVDLVLEVQQTDSFLLEPHEELAICKYYEKRLLDFCSVFKPAMPRSVVGSAYMYFKRFYLNNSVMEYHPRIIMLTCAFLACKVDEFNVSSAQFVGNLRESPIGQEKALEQILEYELLLIQQLNFHLIVHNPYRPFEGFLIDLKTRYPLLENPETLRKTADDFLNRVALTDACLLYTPSQIALTAILSSASRAGINMESYLSESLMLKENKASLTQLLDGMKCMKNMVKKYELPHPEEVAALKQKLEKCHCPELGLNTNVKKRKGYEDDEYIAKKSKIEEDEGTDDDFID
- the CCNH gene encoding cyclin-H isoform X3, whose amino-acid sequence is MVLKKHSRVQQTDSFLLEPHEELAICKYYEKRLLDFCSVFKPAMPRSVVGSAYMYFKRFYLNNSVMEYHPRIIMLTCAFLACKVDEFNVSSAQFVGNLRESPIGQEKALEQILEYELLLIQQLNFHLIVHNPYRPFEGFLIDLKTRYPLLENPETLRKTADDFLNRVALTDACLLYTPSQIALTAILSSASRAGINMESYLSESLMLKENKASLTQLLDGMKCMKNMVKKYELPHPEEVAALKQKLEKCHCPELGLNTNVKKRKGYEDDEYIAKKSKIEEDEGTDDDFID